The genomic stretch ACAATCTGGCTGACCAATCATCAGCGCGAAATATCGGCCACTCGTAAAGCCTCACAAAGGTCTTCGCAACCGCAATCCTTTAAGAATGATACCAAACCTCGTGCCCAACAAAAGATGCCAAAATCCGGAACGCAAAAAATGCGTCTTAAAAACCGGATCCCCAGCAAAGTGGCTAAAACTGAAAATAGATAAAGGGGCTGGCATCAAGTTTCATGGCAGCAACAGCGATCGCTAGAGCGGTACCAATGAGCGCATAAGTTATCAATCGACCATACCTAATGGATTTCAATCGGCCCGATGCGCCTGAGATGATAAAAGTATCTACCAGCAGCGGCATCACAAGCAACACCAGTGGAATTTCCAACGATGCCAGACCAGAATCGTTACGAAGTGCCAGCAGTGCATTAAATACCAACTGTGTATCAGCAGCATTTTCAGCTCGAAAGGGGACCCAGCAAGCGGCAACAAACGCCTGCGTCAATAGCCACGCAGCAAACGCAATACCCCACACCCTCCATTTTCCGGCTTTTGAATTCCCGGACGAGAAGCTTTGATCCCATAATCTATGAACGATCAATGCAGCGCCATGCAGAAAGCCCCACAGGACAAAATTCCAGCTGGCACCGTGCCAAAGACCGCCCAGCAGCATTGTCTTCATCAGGTTTTGGTTGGTCTGAAGCTTGGAACCCCGATTACCCCCCATCGGAATATAAACATAGTCGCGCAACCAGCCTGAAAGCGAGATATGCCAACGCCGCCAGAAATCTGCTATGTCACGCGAGGCATACGGAAAATCGAAATTTCTTGGTAACGCAAAACCCAGCATACGCGCGCAGCCTATCGCCATTGTGGAATAACCTGCGAAATCGAAATATATTTGGCCATAAAAGGCGAATGTCGCAGCTCTTATTGACGCGTTGTCATACCCGGCGAGGTCAGCAAATACAGGATCTACATACCCGGCAAGATGGTCTGCAAAGACAGCCTTGTAAATCAGTCCGATTACAAATAGCTTCAAACCAGTCAGAAAATCATACTCGGAAAATCTCTTTTTCTCCTCCAGCTGAGGGATAAAGTCATGAGCGCGGACAATGGGGCCAGCAACGAGTTGAGGAAAAAAAGAAATGTAAAGTGCTACTTTAAGGAAGTCCGTTTGACGGCTAATTTCTTCCCTGTAAGCATCAACCAGATAAGAAACCGCCTGAAAAATATAAAAACTAATTCCAACTGGCAAAATTATATTCAATGTCGAATATGCGGCATTGAACCCAATTACGTTCAGTATATCCACAAAACTATCTGTAAAAAAATTGAAGTACTTGAAGGTCCCCAAAAGGCACAGTAATGCTACTATAGAAAGCGTGAGAATTAACTTCTTGCGATCAGGATACCTATCAAAAAGCTTCGGCCCGGCCCAGGCAACCATGATAACCGCCGCCAAGAGAGCAAGAAAACGCCAATCCCAAGCTGCGTAAAACCAGAAACTGGCGATGAGTAAAAAGATATGGCGTAGTCTGGTAGTACCAATAGCCCAGTACGAGACCAAAGCCAGCAGGAAAAATATTGCAAACTGATATGAGGTGAATATCATTCCCTGCCCTCAACCAAGCTATCCGCAAGTTCATCTGCAAACCACGCACTGAAGACAGGCGCACCCTCACTGGTCAAATGGATAGTGTCGCGCCAGTATTTTTTATCATTCAAAGAAGCAAGCAAGGATGGATCGTCGTAAGTCAGGCAGTTCCTCGCCCTCACCATAGAACAGACGCCATTTAAATGAATAACTTCATCTGCAGAAATAGTTGGTGTGCTAAAATATATTACCCTCGCAGAATTGTCATCTCCCCAAGCACGAACAAACCGTGGCGTACGCTCTTCAATCAACCGGTTGCGGGCAAAATCAGCCTCCGGTGCCTGCTGCGAAAAATAATCAAGAACGCTCTCTGTAGGCACAAAGTCAAACTCCCTTTGTGCTTTGATAGGTCGATAACCATATACGCCCCTTGTAGCAGACATTGTATCACGCCGTGATAAAATACCTATACGCAAGAAATTGCTAAGGCCTGTTTCAAACAGGAATATTTCCATTTTTCTAAGGCCTGTGGCCCACTTCACATCTGCATCTATTTCCCTATTCCGTCTGATTTTTTCGGGCGTAAAAGGAGCTACAGCGCGGCTCATACCGTCCTGATTTTCCGTAATGGATTTGTAAGCCTGGCGTGCACGTTCAGGTGAAAGATAATCAAGCACGCGCTGCGCTTTAACATTCTCATGGGCCTTGGCGAGTGGATTCAGATCATATCCAGAATAGACTTCCAGCAGGAAGACAATCTGAGAGTTAATAATATTTTTGCGATGGTCCCGAGGCAGATTTTCCAGCAAATATTCATTGAGAAAATTTCGCTCTGTATGGTTTGCGCCCATGAATGTCAGCTGAATAAGAGTATTTTCTACACCTTTCGAAGTAAGCTCTTTTGAAACCATTTCCCCATCAAGACCGCGCGCTGCCATGCTGCCACCATCAACAACTATCAGCACCTTGTCCGGAGTGTGTTGCGCAAGCTTCATCCTGTAGGTTTTTGCAAGGCCGCCCACATCCGTCTGCGGGAGATGGCCCAATACAACAAGCAAAGTAGAAATGGTCATCATCGCCGCGACACCGCTTGCAAGCATCAAAAGTGAACCGGTCCGCACACGCGGCTTGTGATGTTCGTGGTCCGGGCCAACACGTATTCCCGCAATAACAGCCAGGGCAAGGATCGCTAAAAATATTCCCAGCATTTTTGAATACCCTCAAAGAACCTTAGACTGACTGTTTGAAAGATGCTGCAGGCAGCATCAAGGGGCGATCAAAGTCGAGTTGGAATAATCCGCCTGAAAGCGGTGCCTTATCAATCTTTGTCGCGCTCAATCCCGCCCTTGCCGAGGTAACAAAAGCTGTTTTTCCTTCGGCACCGCCAAAGACAATACTTGTTGGCTGTGGTACTGGCATTTCGATTGTCGCCACCGTTTCAGCGCTTTTCGGGTCGAGGCGGCAAATCTTGCTGCCTGCCCAGAATGCAACCCACAGGCCGCCTTCCCGGTCTACTGTCATACCGTCCGGATAGCCGAAGCCAGGCTCAAACTGCCTGAACAGGCGCTTGTTGGCAAAGCCTTCTAGCGTCAGGTCAGCTGCAAAAATCCGCTGATATTTTGAATCTGTGAAATACACACGCGAAAGGCTGGCATCAAAAGCTGGCCCGTTTGTGACCCCAAAACCACCTGCCAGTTGATGACAGGCCAGTTTTTCATCCAGCAGCCACCAATTCCCTGTATCCTCCTGCTCCGCATCATCCATGGTCCCCGCCCAGAAACGCCCCAAGGGATCACATTTGCCATCATTGAAGCGGTTGCCAGGTAATTTTTTTTCCGGATCATGGATTGGCGCGATGGAGACTTCCGGCTTGCCGTCTTCCACATCAAGCCAGGCAAAGCCTGTGCGTGTTGCGGCCACAAAACGCGCCCCTTCAGCTTTAGCAAAGCTGCCAATCATCTCTGGAGAGGACCAGGATTTTTTTTCTGCCGTTTTGGTGTCATAGCGGTGCAGTTGCTTGCCCTTTATGTCCGTCCACCAGACCGCCTGCAGCGCGTGATCCCAGACAGGCCCTTCACCGAGAAGTGCCTCGGCAGGCCAAACACATGATAGGTTTTCAAGAGTTACGGCTTTCACACTCATGCCGGGTCATGCAGTCTGGAGAGAACACCACCATCCGCATACAGGGTCTCACCGTGAATGAAAGCAGCCTTGCCGGAAACGAGGAAAACGGCGATTTCTGCCACTTCCCGCGTTGAGGCAATACGACGCAAGGGATGGGCTTCAGCCAAAGCCTGCAAGGCTTCAGGATTATCCTTGAAGCCTGCTTTCAGCATCGGCGTGTCTGTCGCTGCAGGCGCAAGGCCGCAGATACGAACCCGGTTCCCAAGATCCACAGCCATGGAACGCGTCAAGCCATGCAAGGCTGTCTTTGTGGTGGCATAAGCGACGAACCCTTGCTTTGTTGATTGAGCGTGCACCGAGCCGATGTTGAGAACAGTGCCCGCCACAGCCTTTTCAAGATCAGGCAACAAGGACTGGACAAGTCGAAAAGGCGCCAGCGTATTCACCTTGAATGATTGCAAAAAGTCATTTGCAGACAGATCATCAACCCCGCCAAGAACCTGAAGGGCACCGTTGTTCACAAGGGCATGCAACGGCGCACCCGACAGTAAGGTCTGCACATCAGTAACGAGACTCGCCAGAGCCACATCTTCTACCGCAATCTTTTCCAGATCATGCTGAACAAAGCTGAAATGATCCGACGGAAAGTCCGGTTCGCGCTGGTCCGTGCCAATAACGCGCCATCCCTTTTCCGCGAAGACCTCTGCCATCTTGTGACCAATACCACCGCATACACCGGTGATGAGAATGTTTTTTGGCTCAGACATGTTTTTTAAGGAAATCCTCAATCATATCAATCGTCAGTAAACTGACGTGACGGCTGGCATCTACGGTATTGGAGCCACTATGGGAACCAAAGATGCACTGATCAAAATCCCTGAGGCGAGAGTTTGCCGGTAATGGCTCCACCTCAAATACATCCAGCGCTGCAGAAGCTACGATACCTGCCTCCAGCCCTTCGACCAGTGCGGCCTCTTCGATGACGGGCCCTCGGCCGACATTGATAACCCTGACGCCCGGTTTCAACTGAGGCAGAATACCGCGATTGAACATATGCCGCGTGTATTCGTTCAGGGGACAGGTAAAGATCAGGAAATCTAGCTCGTTCAGACCTTCCGGCCAGGGCAGATGCTCGACATCTACAAAATCCGCTGACTTGAAGTATGGATCATACGCCACG from Parvularcula sp. IMCC14364 encodes the following:
- a CDS encoding SMP-30/gluconolactonase/LRE family protein; translated protein: MSVKAVTLENLSCVWPAEALLGEGPVWDHALQAVWWTDIKGKQLHRYDTKTAEKKSWSSPEMIGSFAKAEGARFVAATRTGFAWLDVEDGKPEVSIAPIHDPEKKLPGNRFNDGKCDPLGRFWAGTMDDAEQEDTGNWWLLDEKLACHQLAGGFGVTNGPAFDASLSRVYFTDSKYQRIFAADLTLEGFANKRLFRQFEPGFGYPDGMTVDREGGLWVAFWAGSKICRLDPKSAETVATIEMPVPQPTSIVFGGAEGKTAFVTSARAGLSATKIDKAPLSGGLFQLDFDRPLMLPAASFKQSV
- a CDS encoding MBOAT family protein, whose protein sequence is MIFTSYQFAIFFLLALVSYWAIGTTRLRHIFLLIASFWFYAAWDWRFLALLAAVIMVAWAGPKLFDRYPDRKKLILTLSIVALLCLLGTFKYFNFFTDSFVDILNVIGFNAAYSTLNIILPVGISFYIFQAVSYLVDAYREEISRQTDFLKVALYISFFPQLVAGPIVRAHDFIPQLEEKKRFSEYDFLTGLKLFVIGLIYKAVFADHLAGYVDPVFADLAGYDNASIRAATFAFYGQIYFDFAGYSTMAIGCARMLGFALPRNFDFPYASRDIADFWRRWHISLSGWLRDYVYIPMGGNRGSKLQTNQNLMKTMLLGGLWHGASWNFVLWGFLHGAALIVHRLWDQSFSSGNSKAGKWRVWGIAFAAWLLTQAFVAACWVPFRAENAADTQLVFNALLALRNDSGLASLEIPLVLLVMPLLVDTFIISGASGRLKSIRYGRLITYALIGTALAIAVAAMKLDASPFIYFQF
- a CDS encoding SDR family NAD(P)-dependent oxidoreductase, yielding MSEPKNILITGVCGGIGHKMAEVFAEKGWRVIGTDQREPDFPSDHFSFVQHDLEKIAVEDVALASLVTDVQTLLSGAPLHALVNNGALQVLGGVDDLSANDFLQSFKVNTLAPFRLVQSLLPDLEKAVAGTVLNIGSVHAQSTKQGFVAYATTKTALHGLTRSMAVDLGNRVRICGLAPAATDTPMLKAGFKDNPEALQALAEAHPLRRIASTREVAEIAVFLVSGKAAFIHGETLYADGGVLSRLHDPA